TGGGCCGTCTGGCGCGTCTACAACATGGACCGCATCCGCTCGGGCAAGGCGGATCGCGTCTTCCTGGAAAAGTGCTTCCAGAAGCTGCTCATCAACTTCGCCTGGTGGATCAACAAGGTGGACTCGTCCGGCAACAACATCTTCGAGGGCGGCTTCCTCGGGCTCGACAACATCACGCTGTTCGACCGCTCCGAGAAGCTCCCCGGGGGGGCAGTCCTCGAGCAATCCGACGCCACCGGCTGGATGGGCCTCTTCTGCCTGAACATGATGCGCATCGCGCTCGAGCTCGCGCGCGAGAACAAGACCTACGAAGGGCTCGCGACCAAGTTCTTCCAGCACTACATCTACGTGGGTGCCGCCATGAAGCACATGGGCGGGCGCAACTACAACCTGTGGGACGAGGAGGACGGCTTCTTCTATGACGTGCTGCGCTATCCGGATGGCAACTTCCAGAAGCTGCGCGTGCGCTCCATGGTGGGCCTCATCCCGCTCTACGCGGTCGAGCGGCTCGAGACCGACTGGGTGGCGCAGTTCCCGGAGTTCAAGAGCAGCCTCGACTGGTTCATGAACAACCGCCGCGACCTCACGCAGCATTGCGTGAGCCGCATCCCGGGCGCGGCCGGCGAGACGCTCGCCCTTACGATCGTCGACCAGAAGCAGCTCGGACGCATGCTCAAGTGGCTGGCCGATCCGGAGGAGTTTCTCTCCGATTACGGCCTGCGCAGCCTCTCGAAGGCCCACGGCCGCAACCCCTTCGTGCTCGGCGATGCCACGGTGGCCTACGAGCCCGGGGAGGCCGACTGCAAGATCAAGGGCGGGAACTCGAACTGGCGAGGACCCATCTGGTTCCCGACCGCCTTCCTGATGATCGAGTCGCTGCGCAAGCTCGGCAAGGCCTACGGCGACCAGTTCGAAATCGAGGATCCCTCGGGCCGGGTGTGGACCATCGGCGAGCTCGCCAGGACCCACGCCGACCGCCTCATCAGCATCTTCGTGCGCGACGCGAATGGCGAGCGCCCGCTGTACGGCTCGATCGCGAGGTTCCAGAACGATCCGCACTGGCGCGATTACCTGCAGTTCCACGAGTACTTCCACGGCGACACAGGCGTGGGGCTGGGCGCGGCGCACCAGACCGGCTGGACCGGGCTCGTCGCCTCGCTCATCGACGAATGGCGCGACGAGCAACCGGCGCAGGCCACGAAGGCAAACCAGAAGAAACAGAAGAAACAGAAGAAACAGAAGAAAACAGTGGAGGAAGTGCAATGACCTACCAACCCCTCGTGGGCCAGAAGGCGCTCGTGACCGGAGCAAGCTCGGGCATCGGCGCGGGCGTGGCGCTGGCACTCGCCCAGGCCGGCGCCGAAGTCGTCGTGAATTACTCCTCGAGCCTTGCGGGCGCCGAGAAAGTCGTGGACGAGATCACCGCATCCGGCGGCAAGGCCTTCGCGGTGAAAGCGGACATTTCCCAGGAAGCCGACGTGAAGGCCATGTTCGACGAGACGATCGCGAAGCTCGGCACCATCGACATCCTGGTGAACAACGCCGGGTTACAGCAGGACGCGGCCTTCACCGACATGACGCTCGCCCAGTGGAACCGGGTGATCAGCATCAACCTCACCGGCATGTTCCTGTGCTCGCAGCTCGCGGTGCGGGAGTTCGTGCGCCGTGGCCAGAAGTCGTATTCCAGGGCGCTCGGCAAGATCATCTGCATGTCCTCCGTGCACGAGGTCATTCCCTGGGCCGGGCATGTGAACTATGCGGCCTCCAAGGGCGGGGTCAAGCTCTTCATGCAATCCCTCGCTCAGGAAGTGGCCCCCCTCAAGATCCGGGTGAATTCGATCGGTCCGGGCGCGATCGCGACACCGATCAACCGTGCCGCCTGGGAGACGCCCGAGGCGCTGACCAAGCTCCTCGAGCTGATTCCCTACGGACGTATCGGCCTGCCGGACGACATCGGCAAGGCAGCGGTGTGGCTCGCCTCCGACGACTCAGATTACGTGAACGGCCAGACGATCTTCGTCGACGGCGGCATGACGCTTTACCCGGAATTCGCGGACGGCGGCTGACACGCGACCGTGCAAGGACCGCGATGGCCATGACCATGCCGCATCCGGAGAATTGATCGACCTTCGGCTTTCCCTGCCTCCAGGCTCAAAAAAAGCGGGGCCACGTCTTTGATTTTCGGCGCACGGGCCGACGATCGGAGGTGAGGGTCACACCTTCGTTTTTCGACTCGACCCTCATTCTGCCTCGCAGGCATCCTACTCTTCGTGGAGAGTTGTGACGAAAGTTTCCATTCCAGGGAGAAAAGCGATCCAGAAAAACGAAGGTGTGACCCCCCTATAGGTGGTCGACGCAGCACTGCAACGCCTGGTTAGCGCGCTACTTCAACCTCGGGAGGACTTCCGTGCTCCTCGAGGTACTCTCTGAGCCTGGTTGACGACGGCGGAATCCTTGAAGACCTTCGCCAGGTCGGAGTCGAGCAAGATCACGTTCGTACCGCGCTGGTACTCGTCGTAAAACTTGCCTCGTTCGCCACCGCGAAGGTCATACTCGTCTCTCATCTCGTCACGATCAGGCTTCTCAGTCATCTTCATTACACCCTTCGTTCGCGTCTCGGTTTTGGGGTCAGGTCTTCGGTTTTCGGTCGATTCCACCGATCGTAGAATCCAGCACCCAACTAGGGCAAACTTTCTACTCCTCGTAGGCCACACAAAAAACAAAGACCTGACCCCAGAGGTCAGCTCACGGCGTGAGGTCTGTCTCCGACTTGTAATCGAAGTTCCGGACGTTGCGGATGGTGACGAGCGGATCGTCGACGACTGCCGTCGCCAGCCGCGACTGATCGATGGTCCAGTCGCGATCATTTGACGGCCGCACGATCGCCGCGAACCCCAACCACACCAGGAGCAGCGTAACCACCGTTCCCGCCACCCATCGAATCCATCGTCGCATCGCCCGGGTATCTTAGGCTCGGTCCGGAGTAGGAGGCCTAACGCCCAGGCGTAAGAGGTGCGGAGCTCACGCACATGGCGCACTCGGACTGCCTGGCAGCGCTCGGCAACGAATCGGACGGCTGGGAGCGCCGGTCAGCCTGCGGGGGAAAGCGCGCTCTTGGCCGCATCCACGGCTGGTATGCGGGCCCATACCGCGGCGAGGGCGAATCCGAAGACGAGGTGAACCACGCCCCACAGGATCGAGGTGATCGCCACTCCCGCGAGGTTGGGAAAGAACGCTACTGCCAAACCGACAGCCAGTGCGACGTTCTGAAACGCGACCTCCAGTGTCACCGCGCGGCGGTCGCCGGCCACAAGGCCGGAAACCCGGGCGAGAGACCAGCCCAGCACCGCCGCGACGGCGAACGTGAATAGAACCGGAGGCAGCGCGGAATTGGCGAACGCGCCGAGCACCTTGATGTTGCCCAACAGCAGGATCGCCACCACAATGGCGAACACGCCCCCGGCGACGCGGCGCGACCACAGGCGAATCCTGTTCGCCGTCCCGGGCCGCCTGGCGCGAATGAGCATTCCGGCTGCCACCGGCACGATCAACATGATGAGCAGCACCATGACCACCCGCTTGGGATCAATCTCGATTCTTTGGAGGACGGCCCTGGTGGCGGGATTCATCGCCGCCCAGAATCCGAACAGCAGCGGCGTGGCCACGATGCTGAACAGCGTCGAAACCGCCGTCATGCTGACCGACGTGGCCACACTGCCGCGCGCCACGCCGGTAAGGTAGTTCGACAGCGCCCCGGCTGGGCAACAGGCCACGAGCAGCAGGCCGAGCGCGATGCTCGGCGTGTCGGCCATCATGCGGCCGAATCCGTAAGCGACACCGGGCAGGATAATGAACTGCGCGACGAGTCCGATAAGCGGCGCCCTGGGGCTTCTGAGGATACGGCGGAACTGCTCCCACGTCAGGTCCAGCGCCACGGCGAACACGAGAAAGCCCACCATGACCGCGACGGCGATGCCGGCTGTCGGGCTGAAATTGAATGACGCCTGATCGATGTCCATGGCAGACTCTCCCTTCCGTCAAGCGGCCATGCCGTTACACAGCGCTTTCTTTGCGCCCCAACATGCAGTGGGCGCCGAACCGCACGGCGTCGTTGCGACCGGTGCGGGTTTCGGTGAAGCCGGCCTGGCGGAACGCGGCTTCGAGATCGGCAAGCTCGTGAAGATGAAAACCGTCCGTCGCAGCCGGCTTGAAGCGCATGAAGTTCTCCCGAATCGGGAACGTCACCGCCGCCAGCCCGCCGGGCTTGAGAACCCGGTGCATTTCTTTGAAGACCGCGCCCGGATCGGCAATCACGTATGCCGTGGCGACAGTGCACGCCTTGTCGAACGTTCCATCGTCGAACGGCAATGCGCCGCCGGAGGCTTGATGCAGCGCCACCCGCCCTTCCGCGATGGCTTGGGCGTTCTTCTTTGATGCCATCTCGATTGCCGTCTTCGAGATTTCGGCGCCAGCCACGTGGCCGTTGGATGCCCGTTCCGCAAGCAGCCCGATGTTCGCGCCATTGCCGAAGCCGACCTCCAGAACGTGGTCATTGGGCTGCACGTCCATCAGGTCCGCCGTCCAGCGAGCGTGCTCAATGGTTTTTGGAGTCATCCAGCGAAACAACGCCTTGCCGAGTACTCCCTTGGGATGTTGCAACTGCTTGCCGATCACACGGAATAGGCCCATGGGCCACCTCACTTGGTCGAGTGTCGCAGGTCACGAATGTCGCAACCATAGTCACTTTCGTGTGGTGGGGCAACCGGGCATTTGTCCATCGTCTGACAGGCAGGTGCGCTCTGGACAGGGCGCTCGCCCGCTCAGCAAAAAGCGGGTAAGTCGGGGTCAAACCTCGAATCTCAACTTAACGCGGAACCGGATCGCCTCGATCGACCGGCGGAACCCACGGTCGCTCCACTTGAGCTGCTCGCACTTCCGGGGTCATCTCGAGACTGCGGGCTCGGCGGGATAAATGAGTGCCGGATGAAGGCCAGATCGTTGCCCGGTGACCGAGTGGAGCGCGATCGTACCTCGGAGCGCCGCGTCGGTAAGTTATGTTTCAAGGTGCGACCCCAACTTCACCAACGAGATTGATGAACTGCCTCCCCGAACTACGACAGAACTCACAGCCTTTGTAAACGAGAGGAAGGGATCAGCCGTAGCCTCGAAAGGTTATCGGTTGTGGGAGTTTTTCGTCCCTCTTCACGACGCGCAAGTTCGGCCCTCACGATTCGTGGAAACAGAGAAATTCGGCATCGCAACAATCTCCACACTCCGATACATCGATATCGAGAGTAGAGACCATAGCGAGCTGATTGAGCTCGCCTTCGAGATGATGGAGAAGGACATCGAATACGTCGTCAAGGTCTTCCATCCTCCCAGACGCAATACGTTGGAGAAGCTCGACGCAGCCAGCGGGTAAGTTGGGGTCAAACCTCGAATCTCAACTTAACGCCCACCGGATCGCCTCGATCGACCGGCGGAACCCACGGTCGCTCCGCCCGAGATGCCCGCACTTCTGGATCATCTCGAGACTGCGGGCTCGGCGGGAAAACGAGCGGCGGATGAAGGCCAAATCGTTGCCCGGTGACCGAGTGGAGCGCGATCCTACCTCGGAGCGCCGCGTCCACTAAGTTACGTTTCAAGGTGCGACCCCAACTTCGTCCTCATCTTAGTTCGGCCAGTAGAGCGTCGTTTCATGAGTGACATCGTCCGTTGCGCTGATGAGAGCCCAAAGGCGCCGTCCTTCAGGTACGGAGCGAATCTCCACCTGAAGCAACCCACCCTCGTCTACGTCAGAGAACGCTTCCGACCTGAATGTCAGCTGCGCGTAATTTGGATATGACGGGACGTGCGCAAAGCAGCATTCGGAAGGAATAGTCGCGAGCTCCAGCGTTTGTTCGAGCAAGAGGCGCGCGGTTCCGAGCGTCTGCACGCGGACGACCACCTGGGTAGAAGGTTGGATGTCAGGTTCATAAACGCGCACAGTGAGCCGGGCTCGCTTCGACACCGGAATTCCCATCACGGTGACGGACGTCGTCCTAAAGTCCGGCTCGCGAACAACCGGAATCATCGTCCTGTTAGCTGCAGTCGGACCGAGCACATACGCTGAAAAGAAAATATCCCCTGAGTAAGCCTTGTCCACAAAAACAAGACGCGCGGGGACCGCGCGATGAACGTTTGCCGTGTGCGCCGGTGGATAACCAAACATGCGGAGCCCAGTCACGACTTTTGGCCGCACGGTCGAACGTTCTGGAATCGGCGCGATGAACCAGACATTCGGAATGACCTCAACGTCATCCTCGGAATCGTTGAAGACCCATAGCTCGCTCTGCCAGCGTGATCCTCCCGCGCCCCCAACTATGGTGGGGATAAATATCGGAACGAGCACGCGCTCGAACCGTGCAGCGAGCTCGTCCGGACTCGGACCGTAACCGTGATCCGCAAGAGTCGCGTGGGAGAAGAGGAAAATCGTGAAAACGAGGAGGGATCGCGTGACTACTCGCATATTGGTATTACGGCACCGGCGCCACGATCGTCTATACACCAACTAACGGCTCTGCATTCAGCGGGCAGGTAGGCCACCGAAACGCTTGAGATCGGAGCCCAGGTGCAGTGCCGACTAATTGAATAAATTGAACACTTTAATGCGCAAATTGATCCTATCAATGCCTGAAACGTCCGAGGTTTCAGCGCGATCGTCCGGTGAACGCTGCGGGTTCCGCTCATGCTTCCGGCGGACGTTCGCCGACCTCGACGATCAGAGAGCCGGGGCGTTGCGGGGGGTCGGGATGTGGGATCAGTCCGAGGATCGCGCCGCTGATGAATCCCCCGAGATGCGCCGCATTGTCGATTCCGGCCCAGGTGAATCCGAAAACGACGTTGAGACCCGCCCACATGAGCAGCATCTCGAACAGTCCGGCGGTCCGGCGTCCGCGCCAGTAAGGCGACCGCCGGATTCCCGTGATCAGCGCTCCGAGCAGACCGAAGATTGCGCCGCTCGCTCCAGCCGTGACGGACTGTGTGAAGAAGAAACTCGAGAGCGAAGCGACCAGAGCGGTTATGAAAAAGATCGCGAGCATCCGGCTCGAGCTGAACATCACTTCGTAGAGCATGCCGAGCTGGTAGAGAGCCCAGAGATTGAAGACGAGATGGAGAAGGCCGACGTGGACCAGGACGATCGTGAAGAGCCGCCACCACTCACCCGCCTCCAGCGCACCGGGGTAGAGCGCGCCCGCCCGAATCAGCGCCGGGGTATCGGCGGTGGTGAGGGCGAAGAGCGGAACGCCCACGATGACCTCGTGAATGAACCCGAGGACGATCAGAAAGATCAGCGCTCGCGTGACGGGCGCCGCTGGCTTGATGCGCACCTGCCGGGTTCCCTGGGGGTCTGTTGAATCTGGTCCGTTCAGATCTTCCTCCGCTTCAGCATTTTCGATGTGATTCTCATGGCAGCGTGAGCGATGCCGGGTGCGATCTCGCTGAGCTTCATGAATCCTGCCGCCAGCGCCGGGAGCACCATTCGCCGCCGTCCCGTCTCGAGAAGACCAACCGCCGCCCGCCCGACGCGCCCGGCGTTCATGACCGGAACCAGTCGCGACGCCGCGGGGATCGACGCTCGGTCCTTATCGTCGAACAGAGCCGTTTCGGTCGTCGCCGGGCAGAGAAGCGATATCGTGACGCCGGTTCCGTGCAGCTCGTCTCGAATCGACTCGGCAAATCCGTTCAACGCGTGCTTACTCGCCGCGTATGCCGACATGCCGGCATTTCCCATGATTCCGAGGATCGACGAGACGAAGACGATCGCGCCTCGCTTCCGCGCGAGCATACCGGGAAGCACCGCCTGGGCGCACCAGACAGCTCCGAGGTAGTTGGTCCGCATCATCCCTTCGATGTCCTCCGGGTCGAGTGAGACCGCCGGTCCGAGCGTTCCCCAGCCGGCCGAGCAGACCAGACCGTCGACCGGCCCGAGTGATCTCTCGATTCGTTCTGCCAGCCGGATGCATTCCTCGCGATCGGTCACGTCGAGCTCGAATCCTTCTGCCCGTGCTCCGATCTCCCGGCATCGTTCCGCGACCTCGTCGACGAGCTCACGCCGCCTTGCAGCGATCGCGACCGCGGCGCCCCGATGGGCGAGCTCGACGGCGGCCGCCCGGCCGATGCCGCTGCTCGCGCCCGTGACCAGAATCACCGAACCTTCCAGCTTCATGACGCGCAAAGGATATAGGAGGGGGGAGGGTTGGAGGTTTGGGGTTTGAGGTTGGAGGTTGGAGGAGTGCGGTCCAATAAGGCAGAGGCCGGGCACGGGCGCGGGCACGGGCACGGGCGCGAGAAAGATCTCGAAGAATGCGTCGCTCGAGGGGCTGGTCAGGTTGATTCGCGACCGCCCCCCAGATCCTTCGCCGGCTCCTAATGAAACATCCGTTCGCGAGGCCCGCCCGTGCCCGTGCCCCTGCCCGCGCCCGTGCCCGGCCTCTTCATCGGACCCAGCGCTACGCGTCATGGTCACTTTTCCGGGCTTCATTCCCGATCCGATGGGGCCTTCTGGCCTCGGTCACTTGCTCAGGATGACGATTGCTTGGATGTGACGGGAACAAAAGCGCGAACGGTTTCAGATGCTGGCGAACTGGTCCGCGAGAGCTTCGATCGACGCCGTGTCGGCGCGCGTTCGGCGTGTGAGAAACCTCCCGGCTTTCGGTGAAGACACGATCGAGAGAAGCGCGTTCATCATCCCGGGTCGCTCGAGCATCGCCGCGACCAGGCGGCTCCAGCGGAAGCGAGAATGAAACGCTCGCGAAAAGGTTCGATCCCACGCGTCCCGGCCTCGATCATCGCGTTCGGAGAGAAGATGAAGGGCGAGCAGAAGCCCCGACTGCAAGCCGATGGTCATCCCGTTACCCGCCAACGGATCGACGAGCCCCGCCGCATCACCGATCATGAGCGTGCCCTCGTGCTCCGCTTTCCTCGCCGTGAAGATGACCGGATCGGACGACACGAATTCTCCGGACGGCTCGGGGTGCTGGTCGAAGAGCGATCGAAGGGCGTCGGATTCCCCGCGAAGCGATTCGACCACGGCGTCCCAGCCACCTCTGCTCGTCCGGAGCCGGTTCTGATGAACGAGCCCGCAGATATTGATCTGGCCTCTTTCGACCGGCGAGGTCCCGAGATAACCGTCGCGGAACGAGTAGAGGCGCACTTCCTCGTTGTCGGCCGCGTCGACGTAGTGCCGTTTGAATCCGAAAAACCGG
The genomic region above belongs to Acidobacteriota bacterium and contains:
- a CDS encoding SDR family oxidoreductase, producing the protein MTYQPLVGQKALVTGASSGIGAGVALALAQAGAEVVVNYSSSLAGAEKVVDEITASGGKAFAVKADISQEADVKAMFDETIAKLGTIDILVNNAGLQQDAAFTDMTLAQWNRVISINLTGMFLCSQLAVREFVRRGQKSYSRALGKIICMSSVHEVIPWAGHVNYAASKGGVKLFMQSLAQEVAPLKIRVNSIGPGAIATPINRAAWETPEALTKLLELIPYGRIGLPDDIGKAAVWLASDDSDYVNGQTIFVDGGMTLYPEFADGG
- a CDS encoding bile acid:sodium symporter family protein, which gives rise to MDIDQASFNFSPTAGIAVAVMVGFLVFAVALDLTWEQFRRILRSPRAPLIGLVAQFIILPGVAYGFGRMMADTPSIALGLLLVACCPAGALSNYLTGVARGSVATSVSMTAVSTLFSIVATPLLFGFWAAMNPATRAVLQRIEIDPKRVVMVLLIMLIVPVAAGMLIRARRPGTANRIRLWSRRVAGGVFAIVVAILLLGNIKVLGAFANSALPPVLFTFAVAAVLGWSLARVSGLVAGDRRAVTLEVAFQNVALAVGLAVAFFPNLAGVAITSILWGVVHLVFGFALAAVWARIPAVDAAKSALSPAG
- a CDS encoding class I SAM-dependent methyltransferase; translated protein: MIGKQLQHPKGVLGKALFRWMTPKTIEHARWTADLMDVQPNDHVLEVGFGNGANIGLLAERASNGHVAGAEISKTAIEMASKKNAQAIAEGRVALHQASGGALPFDDGTFDKACTVATAYVIADPGAVFKEMHRVLKPGGLAAVTFPIRENFMRFKPAATDGFHLHELADLEAAFRQAGFTETRTGRNDAVRFGAHCMLGRKESAV
- a CDS encoding rhomboid family intramembrane serine protease encodes the protein MRIKPAAPVTRALIFLIVLGFIHEVIVGVPLFALTTADTPALIRAGALYPGALEAGEWWRLFTIVLVHVGLLHLVFNLWALYQLGMLYEVMFSSSRMLAIFFITALVASLSSFFFTQSVTAGASGAIFGLLGALITGIRRSPYWRGRRTAGLFEMLLMWAGLNVVFGFTWAGIDNAAHLGGFISGAILGLIPHPDPPQRPGSLIVEVGERPPEA
- a CDS encoding SDR family oxidoreductase, whose translation is MKLEGSVILVTGASSGIGRAAAVELAHRGAAVAIAARRRELVDEVAERCREIGARAEGFELDVTDREECIRLAERIERSLGPVDGLVCSAGWGTLGPAVSLDPEDIEGMMRTNYLGAVWCAQAVLPGMLARKRGAIVFVSSILGIMGNAGMSAYAASKHALNGFAESIRDELHGTGVTISLLCPATTETALFDDKDRASIPAASRLVPVMNAGRVGRAAVGLLETGRRRMVLPALAAGFMKLSEIAPGIAHAAMRITSKMLKRRKI
- a CDS encoding NAD(P)/FAD-dependent oxidoreductase; this encodes MTTIKTEVAVVGGGPAGSTAAALLASKGVDVTLVERDTFPRDKICGEFLSWDAGPVLDLLGLSGALDAAGARPVRTCRVIAGRREYSFDLPGTARGISRLSLDRMLFERAVILGVRGMTGVTVSRIESSGPTPFIIASGSEGEMRIEAGMIVGAWGRWGRMDLQMKRSFAKETRRRFFGFKRHYVDAADNEEVRLYSFRDGYLGTSPVERGQINICGLVHQNRLRTSRGGWDAVVESLRGESDALRSLFDQHPEPSGEFVSSDPVIFTARKAEHEGTLMIGDAAGLVDPLAGNGMTIGLQSGLLLALHLLSERDDRGRDAWDRTFSRAFHSRFRWSRLVAAMLERPGMMNALLSIVSSPKAGRFLTRRTRADTASIEALADQFASI